Proteins co-encoded in one Spirosoma endbachense genomic window:
- a CDS encoding alpha/beta fold hydrolase: MSKITVADGTEIYYKDWGTGQPIVFHHGWPLSGDDWDGQMMFFLNKGFRVIAHDRRGHGRSSQTADGHDMDTYAADVAELARVLDLKDAIHVGHSTGGGEVIRYVAKYGQGRVAKAVLISAVTPLMVQTEANPDGIPMAIFDEIREGTATKRPQYFQDFTLPFYGYNREGATISQGIRDNWWRQGMMGGIKAHYDCIKAFSETDFTEDLKSVDVPVLVLHGEDDQIVPFPLTGARAVKLLKDGKLISYPGFPHGMPATEAATINADLLAFINS; encoded by the coding sequence ATGAGCAAGATCACAGTAGCAGACGGTACCGAGATTTATTACAAAGACTGGGGAACGGGGCAACCGATTGTTTTTCACCACGGATGGCCTTTATCAGGCGATGACTGGGATGGCCAAATGATGTTTTTCCTGAATAAGGGATTTCGTGTGATTGCACACGACCGCCGGGGACATGGGCGATCGTCGCAAACGGCAGATGGACATGATATGGACACGTATGCTGCTGATGTGGCTGAACTGGCACGCGTGCTTGATTTAAAAGATGCCATTCACGTTGGCCACTCGACCGGGGGTGGTGAAGTGATTCGCTATGTGGCAAAATATGGACAGGGACGGGTAGCTAAAGCGGTACTTATCAGTGCAGTTACACCACTTATGGTACAAACCGAAGCGAATCCGGATGGTATTCCTATGGCTATATTCGATGAGATCCGGGAAGGTACTGCCACAAAACGACCCCAATATTTTCAGGATTTTACTCTACCCTTTTATGGCTACAATCGGGAAGGTGCAACCATATCGCAGGGCATTCGGGATAATTGGTGGCGTCAGGGTATGATGGGTGGCATAAAAGCCCATTACGATTGTATCAAGGCTTTTTCAGAGACCGATTTTACGGAAGACCTGAAGAGTGTGGATGTGCCGGTACTTGTTCTGCATGGTGAGGATGACCAGATCGTTCCGTTCCCTCTGACCGGAGCCAGGGCTGTAAAGCTGTTAAAAGATGGGAAACTCATTTCGTATCCCGGATTTCCTCATGGAATGCCAGCTACCGAAGCGGCCACAATTAATGCCGATCTGTTGGCATTTATTAACTCATAA